AGTTATATAATGAAAGCATTTTTGCTACATATATGCCTTTATGAAATTGATTATTTGCAACCTCTTTatgattgttcattttttttgatGTATACAATCCTTCACAGTTATTGTGCTTCTGTAAGTGTTTGATGTATTATGCTTTATTTGTCACCCAATAAAgactctttgtgaaaaaaaaaaagaaatcgcatctcaaatcgaatcaaatcgtacccagtgtgaacctgggctaaaacaaAATCTCAACCtcaacactacctgcctggagtttggatGTTCTCCCTTCGCCTGTCATGGAGtgtcccataatgcactgcgagatcacaGTTTATTGACAGCTGCCGATtgaccaaagcatgcacctgacctgtatgatttggccaatcacagcgtgatgTGTTGTGAGATtggccccacactatataaggctgctgcttACACGGCCGCCGTATATAGTGAATGAATGTAGATTAGGCAGGGTAGTTAGTGTagtgcagggataagcaattagcggacctccagatgttgccaaactacaagtcccatgaggcatagcgagactctgacagcatcaagcatgacacccagaggcatgatgggacttgtagtttggcaacagctggaggtccgttaattgcttatccctggtagTGTGTggtcagtcagtgtagtatatacttTATATAATAGTATATAATGTAGtcagtgtagttttttttttctttcattgaaCAAAGTTAAACAGGTTGAGTCATTCTCCTCACTGCGCAGTCTGGCGTTGAGGTTTGTCACTTTGATGGCGAGCTGTGCTGCTCTTTCCACAATAGTCTTGCGGTTCTTAGAGGAGACGTTATGAGCAATTTCAGCGCAGAATGACTTGTTGCTCATCATTAGAACTTCGAGTTCCTTTATGTCGTGTACAAGGAACTTCTTAAAGCCGGTGGGCAGGATGTGTTTGGTTTTCTTGTTGCTACTGTAACCAATGTTGGGAATCAGGATCTTTGAACCTTCAGCAGGCTCTGTtgtcaatggggtggattcaagaagcaattgcgcctgtgtaaccataggttacacagtgcaattgcttacttgccccggcgtaacgagtgctcctgattcaggaacctcgttacgccgactgcagcctaagatctgcgcggcataaggctcttatacccgcatatcttaggctgcattcttgcgatggccgctaggtggcgttcccgttgtgctcagcgtatagtatgcaaattgcatactaacaccgattcacaacgttgcgcgagccctgcgtacgcaatttacgtagtttacgtacggcggttttcgcgcaaggctgcccctgctgttacgtatacccgtcgttcccgcgtcgcgaaattagaattttacgtagtttgcgtaagtgaatcgtgaatggcgctggacgccattcacattcactttgaagcaaatgacgtcgttgcaacgtcatttgccgcaatgcacatcgagaaagtttccagacggagcatgcgctctacgatcggcgcgggaacgcgcctaatttaaatgattcccgccccctacggtatcatttaaattgcgcgctcttgcgccgggcattttgccggcgcgcccgcgcaatttacggagcttctgctctgtgaattgagggcagcgcaaaaaaattacgggggcgcagggcaaaatcgttgccctgcgcctccataataaatgcgcaaatctacttgaatccggcccaatatctCTAAGCTTGCGCCAGTTGGGCTTAATCTTAACATAACGGTCTGACTGGTGGCTTATGAACTTCTTTGTTCGCTTCTTGACAATTCTGGGGTTTATCAGAGGTCTAAGAGCCGCCATGGTGCCAATCCGGAGCTTCTGCCTTCTTAGCAGACAGCCAAAGGAAgccagtcagtgtagtatatataatacagctcAGAGTATGTAGtgaagtcagtgtagtatatataatacagttcagagtatatagtgcagtcattgtagtgtatatatatataatacattgcagAGTAAGTGGagaatatatagtgcagtcagtgtagtatatataatacagtgcaggggaTATAGAGCATTGAAGATGATATGATACAGTGTATCAAAGTGGTcaaggggaaccctatgacagaattaagaaaaacaTGGCATGGgatcccccctaaaatccatactaggccctacgggtctagtatagattttaagggggggaaaaaaagcccaAAGGATGAAGATGcactagaaatatatatatatatatatatatatatatatatatatatatatatatatatatatatatatatatatatataaaacgtgatataaaattaatataaagAAGCTGCCAGCACCTTAAAGTTCAGTACCAAACTCAAAAAGATCAAAATATACAAAATAGATGCAGCGCTAGTGCAATATGACAAATCCTTAAATAAACAAGAATAATAACGTTGTCTGGGCATTGGCCCACGTAGAGTGGAGTCTGCAGCGGTGATGTCATCACGTGGTTCCTTTCATGAAGTGGATAGGTAAAATAACTAACCAGGAAGTGGAGCGTAGCTAAGGAGGATACTGCagctttgttgttttttcatgttcatTGCCTGATTTTACTGCAACATTGTAAGTgcgattatttttattaaaatccaTTTTTTTATCATAACGTACTCCACCATGGAAGTTTTCCTTTCTTCTGTTTTTGAGTactattatgccccgtacacaccatcactttatgtgatgaaaaaaaacgacactttctgtgaagtaaaaaatgacgtttttgaaacttcaattttcaaagacgaagttgcctacacaccatcgtttttctcacaatgttcttgcaaagtgaggttacgttccaccacgttttaccattgaagcttgcttcataagtagcttctgggcatgcgtggatgaaaaaacgtcttagaaaacgacgttttttgctacacacggtcaatttctgtgaagtaaaaagtgcacttttgaaaaacgacacattaaattgaagcatgcttcaattttttttggtcgttttttacaagacataaaacgacgtcttcccccacacacagtcaattaaagtgacgtttttaaaaacgtcattttttttcatcacataaagtgatggtgtgtacgcggcattagagtttagcGGCTGTTCCAGAGACTGCACAGGTTTTGGGGAGACCGATTTCCCTATGCTGGGCGAGACTGCTGTTTAGTAGTGATCTCCGCCTGGTAAGCAGGCCATTCTTTTTATCTGGTTGCGAAATTGCACATCTTCCCTGCAGTTTTTTATCTCTCCACACGAATGGGTGTTCGTTATCTGCTAATACACAGATAAAAATACTAATAGGACTCTGCCTTAGTTttcttttgtcacaattttttctcAGTGTTTTTTGGTCACTATTCATGTTTTCATTGATCATACTATGGGCTGAAGCACTGTGGAGagtctttatttgttttatttattgattgattcacattttttacatattattcttttttatttaaggaTTTGTCACATTGCACTAGCGCTGCACCTATTTTGTATATATAGATTTTAAGGGTAACTCCAGactaaaattaaaaagaaaacagcgtggggtctggcatagattttaaggggaactccatgccaattttaaaaaaatggcatgtggTCCCCCCAAAATGCATATGAGACCCTTACCTGATCAtgtagcctggcaggccaggaaagggaggggatgagcgagggcccccctcctcctgaaccataccaggcttaaactcaacatggggagggtactttggggtgccatgttgatagacccaaaaaacagaaaaaaatgaataaaacaactCTGCCTCAATGGGAGGCCTCCCAGtgactgctgtctcttggctttgacagctgttatataggcaaccaagtgaccctgcccccctttgACATTATGAGATGTCATGTGAAGTTAGAGGGGGTCAACTGGTTACGTCAGCAAGTGGCCCCGCTCAGttgcgtagcgtgggttgtcagcgctcggggcaaggcaagtaatttgcgccccctaacttGTGGACTTTTCGCTCTCCCCtagtcccttcccttcctacaatagtactgaccaaccTGACCACTAATCTACccaattcctatactgaccattacactatacaatacactgacctatctcattcctatactgaccactacacaatacactatccactgaccactacactacaaaccacaccacactaacctacctgattcctatactgaccactaaacactgtacgctacacaccacactgacctacctcattCTTATACTGATCCTTACACTAacttacctgattcctacatcAAACACTACAcaccactacacaataaactgACCACTAAGCACCACACcaaactacctgattcctatactgaccactacactacacactgaccagtccacactgaccactacacactgaccgctacacactgaccagtgcactacacactgaccgctacacaccgctacactacacactgaccgttgcactacacactgaccactacactacacactgaccagtgcacactgaccactacactgcacactgaccagtgcactacacactgaccactacacactgactagTGCacgacacactgaccgctacactacatactgaccgctacacactgaccactgcacactgaccactacacactgaccactacactacacactgaccactgcactacacactgaccgctacactacacactgaccgctacactacatgctgaccactgcactacacactgaccactacactacacactgaccactgcactacatactgaccgctacactacacactgaccgctacacgaCATGCTGACCGCTACACACCGCTaccctacacactgaccactgcacattGACCGCTACACTACACGCTGAacgctacactacacactgaccactacacaccactacacactgaccaccattacacaatgaccactacactacacactgaccagtgcacactgaccactacacttccacactgaccactacactgcacactgaccgctacactacatgtcaaaaataggtaaaaaaagcgcaatcaaaataaacaaacaaacaaagtgtCCTGTgatgaagaataaaaaaaaaaaataggtgatgGCATAAATAGCATATGGTGAATCCCACAAATAAGGTGCAAGTGGTATTAGCAAAAAGTAGTGTCCCACTGCAGCTGATGTTGGTTAGGTATAATCGCAGGGAAAAAACTTTATCCAACAATATCATCCAAGAGATTTTCCGCCGTTGATAAACATTCAGACAGAGGTACTGCTTACCAGATCCAATCCGATGGACCTCTATTACAGAGGTCTTATGGGCTCATCAAACCAGGGGTCACTCACTGGGATCCTTGTTGGCTAGGCATCGGTATAGTAGCGTATCCTTCTTCCTTCAAGCTTCACAGAGCTGTAATGGATCCTATTGCAGATGATCTCAACTTCCAGTGGATAGGCGTGGTGTGCGGATATATTAGAGGAAGAGCAAAAAAAAGCCTCATAGTGCAGTATGATttgggtaataaaaaaaaaaacctttattgaAAAAGCAGGTTTACTGACATCAGATAAAAGCTAATTCCGCAGAGCAGTTTAAAAGCAGATAAAAACTTCCAGCAGCGGCTTCAGTCGATCAGctggggcgtggtgacgtcaggtaTTATTGTTGGTATAGATGCAACTATGATTCGGTTTTAAAGGAATCCATGCAACTGTGTTTGCAGATACACGGCTGGAATGTTTTAAATGAAAAGTCGGGTCTTGGCTACCTGGGGACACGGGAGTGCTGCCTGTGTTTTCCAGTACCACTCTCCTGCTAGTAGCTATAAATAGCGTGGTGTGTGACGTCTGGGGTATTGCCTCCTATCCCTGTTGATGCCTTGTGAGGAGAAACACAGCGTTGGGCGGAGCAATAAtacctgacgtcaccacgctgaaGCCGCTGCTGGAAGTTTTTATCTGCTTTTAAACTGTTCTGCGGAATTAGCTTTTATCTGATGTCAGTAAACCTGCTTTTtcaataaaggtttttttttgattACCCAAATCATACTGCACTATGAAGCTTTTTTTGCTCTTCCTCTAATATAGACGCACACCACGCCAATCCACTGGAAGTTGAGATCATCTGCAATAGGATCCATTACAGCTCTGTGAAGCTTGAAGGAAGAATGATACGCTACTATACCGATGCCTAGCCAATGAGGATCCCAGTGAGTGACCCCTGGTTTGATGAGCCCATAAGACCTCCGTAATAGAGGTCCATCGGATCTGGTAAGCAGTACCTCTGTCTGAATGTTTATCAACGGCGGAAAATCTCTTGGATGATATTGTTGGATAACGTTTTTTCCCTGCGATTATACCTAACCAACATCAGCTGCAGTGGACACTACTTTCTGTTAATACCACTTGCACCTTATTCGTGGGATTCACCATATGCTATTTATGCCATcgcctaattttttttatttttattcttcatCACAGGacactttgtttgtttgtttattttggttgcgcttttttttacctatttttgacatGTTTGTATAGCTGTGTATTCCAGCTTTTTTGTATTATTGCAGCACCGGTCATTTTTTCTGTTTGTAACACCATTTTCCCTCTCGTTAGGTTGGGAAACTTATATTAGTATATAATCATTGTGTGGTGGGTTATATATAAGTCTTGGGTGATATATGTAGACCTCACTT
The sequence above is drawn from the Rana temporaria chromosome 4, aRanTem1.1, whole genome shotgun sequence genome and encodes:
- the LOC120935714 gene encoding 60S ribosomal protein L32-like — protein: MAALRPLINPRIVKKRTKKFISHQSDRYVKIKPNWRKLRDIGPDSKPAEGSKILIPNIGYSSNKKTKHILPTGFKKFLVHDIKELEVLMMSNKSFCAEIAHNVSSKNRKTIVERAAQLAIKVTNLNARLRSEENDSTCLTLFNERKKKLH